DNA from Armatimonadota bacterium:
GAAGATCGCGAAGAGGCGGAGGATCTGACCCAGGATACCTTCGTCAACGCCTATCGCGCTTTCGACAGCTTCCGCCACGAGAGTCAGGTATACACGTGGCTGTACCGTATTGCCGTCAACCTTACGAAGAACCGGCTGGACCGCCGGCGCAGGCGCCGTAACTCCGAAGGGCCGTCGCTGGACGAGCCGGTGGCCATGGAAGACGATGAGCTGTCGCGGCAAGTGGAAGACTTTCGGCGGGCCCCGGACAGGTCTGCGGAGAACGCCGAACTTGAACGCATCCTGTCGGAAGAGGTCATACGCCTGCGGCCCGAATACAAGGAAGTCGTGATACTGCGGGACTACGAAGGGCTGTCATACGAACAGATAGCCCGCGTTGTTGGCTGCAGCGTTCAGGCCGTCAAGTCCAGGCTATTTCGGGCGCGCAGTGTACTGCGTCGCGCTCTTGCGGAGTACCTCGAGATCGAGCCGTAACCGCCCACACCGGGCACACAGAGATGAACCAATCGTGGGGAGACAACCAATGCGGATTAGAGCAACCGGGCAGACGCTCGCCACGCTGCTGGCCGCCACGGTCCTGCTGAGTCTCGCCATCACGGCGAGTGCCCAGGGATTGCTGGTGTCCGAGATCAAGGTCGAAGGGGCCGGCTACGTCTCGGCCAGCGTCATCGAGAACGAGATCAAGGGCATCCTCAGCGTAGGGGCCGAGCTGACCCCGGAGAAGATCACCGCGGCGCGCGAGGCGATCGAGCGCCTCGGATATTACGACAAGGTCGAAGTCTCCCAGCGCGTGCTGGCTGAGGGCCGAGTCCAGGTCATCATCAGCGTTGTCGAAAAGCAGCGCATCGAGAAGATCCTCTTCGTCGGCAACACCGTTCTGAGCGACGACGACCTTCTGGGGGTCATCAACTCCAAGCCCGGCGTGCTCGTGGACAGGCGCCTTGCAGAACGCGACGCAGTGCGGATTCAGTCCGCATACACCAAGGCCGGGTATTTCGCCCAGGTTGCTCACGCGAACGTGGACAATTTCGGCGTGCTGACTTTCGTTATTGAGGAAGCCAGGATCGAGGCCATCAAGATCACGGGCCTGAAGCGCACCAAGGAGTGGGTCGTGCGGCGGCAGATCGAGATCAAGCCCGGCGAACTCTACCAAGAGCGCAAGCTCATCAGCACCGTCCATCGGATCAATGAGCTGCAGCTTTTCAAGAACGTGGAGTTCGAGGCTCACCTGGGCGAACTCGACCCAATGAATATCACGGTGGAGTT
Protein-coding regions in this window:
- a CDS encoding sigma-70 family RNA polymerase sigma factor; the encoded protein is MIGRPGLSGTVEPTTDADDFARIVEQNYQRVYSVIFRMIEDREEAEDLTQDTFVNAYRAFDSFRHESQVYTWLYRIAVNLTKNRLDRRRRRRNSEGPSLDEPVAMEDDELSRQVEDFRRAPDRSAENAELERILSEEVIRLRPEYKEVVILRDYEGLSYEQIARVVGCSVQAVKSRLFRARSVLRRALAEYLEIEP